The proteins below come from a single Tachysurus fulvidraco isolate hzauxx_2018 chromosome 13, HZAU_PFXX_2.0, whole genome shotgun sequence genomic window:
- the LOC125146217 gene encoding snaclec 7-like isoform X2, translating into MSRFKNLSLVNETKMWEEALQHCTINYTSLASLPFEKQVLGAMKEMELGQTDSVWTGLRFMNGKWFWLNGEAIGTPVNIGQPKRVLLSLPECPVQPYNCGAFNTKTNIWENRDCNEKLNFLCWS; encoded by the exons ATGTCAAGATTCAA AAATTTGAGTTTGGTGAATGAGACTAAGATGTGGGAAGAGGCTCTTCAGCACTGCACCATCAACTACACCAGTTTGGCATCTTTGCCCTTTGAAAAACAAGTGTTGGGGGCAATGAAGGAGATGGAGCTGGGCCAAACAGACAGTGTGTGGACTGGATTGCGCTTCATGAATGGAAAATGGTTCTGGCTGAACGGAGAGGCTATAGGGACACCAGTAAACATAGGGCAGCCTAAAAGAGTGCTGCTTTCCTTGCCAGAATGTCCAGTTCAACCTTACAACTGTGGAGCATTCAACACCAAGACCAACATCTGGGAGAACCGAGACTGCAATGAGAAACTCAATTTCCTCTGTTGGAGCTGA
- the LOC125146217 gene encoding lymphocyte antigen 75-like isoform X1, translating to MKLFVGVFFLLASCELSVGIIMEYSYHEIYLNWYQAQSYCRVYYKDLVTLNAVEKYQGIKDVENQQLSGWIGLYRQDVAKNIWKWSDGQPLSLLNWPINWPMVGSSAVDDNCTVLYQGYLYNNPCGSTHPFYCYRNLSLVNETKMWEEALQHCTINYTSLASLPFEKQVLGAMKEMELGQTDSVWTGLRFMNGKWFWLNGEAIGTPVNIGQPKRVLLSLPECPVQPYNCGAFNTKTNIWENRDCNEKLNFLCWS from the coding sequence ATGAAATTATTTGTTGGTGTTTTCTTCCTGCTGGCCAGCTGTGAGCTGTCTGTAGGTATAATAATGGAATATAGTTACCATGAAATCTACCTCAACTGGTATCAGGCTCAAAGTTATTGCAGAGTCTACTACAAAGATCTGGTTACTCTCAATGCTGTTGAGAAATACCAGGGTATTAAAGATGTTGAAAACCAACAATTATCAGGCTGGATTGGGCTGTACAGACAGGATGTAGCAAAAAACATCTGGAAGTGGTCTGATGGACAACCGCTTTCTTTGTTAAACTGGCCCATAAATTGGCCAATGGTTGGTTCTTCGGCAGTAGATGACAACTGCACTGTTCTGTATCAGGGATACTTGTATAATAATCCCTGTGGAAGCACTCATCCTTTTTACTGTTACAGAAATTTGAGTTTGGTGAATGAGACTAAGATGTGGGAAGAGGCTCTTCAGCACTGCACCATCAACTACACCAGTTTGGCATCTTTGCCCTTTGAAAAACAAGTGTTGGGGGCAATGAAGGAGATGGAGCTGGGCCAAACAGACAGTGTGTGGACTGGATTGCGCTTCATGAATGGAAAATGGTTCTGGCTGAACGGAGAGGCTATAGGGACACCAGTAAACATAGGGCAGCCTAAAAGAGTGCTGCTTTCCTTGCCAGAATGTCCAGTTCAACCTTACAACTGTGGAGCATTCAACACCAAGACCAACATCTGGGAGAACCGAGACTGCAATGAGAAACTCAATTTCCTCTGTTGGAGCTGA
- the LOC125146237 gene encoding lymphocyte antigen 75-like, translating to MKLFVSVFFLLASCELSVGIIMEYSYHEMNVNWYQAQSYCRVHYKDLVTINAVEKYQDIKDVENQQLPGWIGLYRQNVSNNIWKWSDGQPLSWLNWQKKWPLVGSSAMDNNCTVLFQGYWYNLPCGVNKPFYCYRNLSLVNETKTWEEALQHCTISYTSLASLPFEKQVFGAVKEMELGQTDSVWTGLRFMNGKWFWLNGENIGTPANTGQPNTVLLSLPECPVQPYNCGAFNTKTNVWENRDCNEKLNFLCWS from the coding sequence ATGAAAttatttgttagtgttttcttCCTGCTGGCCAGCTGTGAGCTGTCTGTAGGTATAATAATGGAATATAGTTACCATGAAATGAATGTCAACTGGTATCAGGCTCAAAGTTATTGCAGAGTCCACTACAAAGATCTGGTTACTATCAATGCTGTTGAGAAATACCAGGATATTAAAGATGTGGAAAACCAACAATTACCAGGCTGGATTGGACTGTACAGACAGAATGTATCAAACAACATCTGGAAGTGGTCTGATGGACAACCGCTTTCTTGGTTAAACTGGCAGAAAAAATGGCCATTGGTTGGTTCTTCGGCAATGGATAACAACTGCACTGTTCTGTTTCAGGGATACTGGTATAATCTTCCCTGTGGAGTGAATAAGCCTTTTTACTGTTACAGAAATTTGAGTTTGGTGAATGAGACTAAGACGTGGGAAGAGGCTCTTCAGCACTGCACCATCAGCTACACCAGTTTGGCATCTTTGCCCTTTGAAAAACAAGTGTTTGGGGCAGTGAAGGAGATGGAGCTGGGCCAAACAGACAGTGTATGGACTGGCCTGCGCTTCATGAATGGAAAATGGTTCTGGCTGAACGGAGAAAATATAGGGACACCAGCAAACACAGGGCAGCCTAATACAGTGCTGCTTTCCTTGCCAGAATGTCCAGTTCAACCTTACAACTGTGGAGCGTTCAACACCAAGACCAACGTCTGGGAGAACCGAGACTGCAATGAGAAACTCAATTTCCTCTGTTGGAGCTGA